The genomic stretch ATGTCATGATGGCGGCTGCAGTGGGAGAGGCATCGGTTTCCGGAGTTTCTCTGGTGGAATCCATCAACATTCTGGTCATTCAGATGCTGTCGGCACTGGCTACAGGAGGTGCTGTCATTTCGTCCCAGTATCTTGGGAAAAAGCAGTCAGAGAATGCCTGCAAGGCAGCGGGGCAGCTCATTGGAGTCACGACTGTACTGTCAGTGCTTGTTACCCTTATTGCACTGGCAGGCAGGGGAGGCCTTCTAAAGGCTATTTTCGGCAGTGTGGATGAGTCAGTCATGAGCGCCGCCGTGGTTTATTTCTGGATTACGGCCCTGTCCTATCCCTTTGTGGCAGTCTATAATTCCTGTGCGGCCTTATTCCGCTCCATGGGAAACTCCAAGGCTTCCATGGCAGTTTCCCTTGTGATAAATACCGTGAATGTAGCGGGAAATGCAGTCTGTGTATACGGCCTTCATATGGGAGTGACCGGCCTGGCATGGCCCACCCTGTTTTGCAGGGTGGCCGCTGCGGTAGTGATGCTTTTCATGATTCAAAGTCCCGGCAATGTTGTGAGGATCAACCGTCTGGAGGATCTTAAGCCAGACATTCCGATGATTAAGAAGATACTGTCCATTGGTATCCCAAACGGCCTGGAAAACGGCATGTTCCAGTTTGGAAAGCTTGCGCTGCAAAGCCTGATCTCTTCCCTGGGAACGGCGGCGATTGCCAGCTACGCAGTGGCTTCCAACCTGGTGACCCTGCTGTATCTGCCCGGCAATGCCATAGGCCTGGGCCTGATCACCATTGTTGGACAATGTGTGGGAGCAGGAGAGAAAAAGGAGGCAAAGCGCTATACCAGACTTTTGGTCGGCGCTAATTACGGAATCCTTCTTTTGTTGTGTACGGTCATGGTCGTATTTTCAGACCAGCTTGCTTCTGTCTACAACCTTTCGGGGGAGGCTGCAAAAATATCCGTCCGGATGGTGGTGGTCCACAGCTATGCAATGATCGTGTGGCCTTTGGCCTTTACCATTCCTTATGCCCTGAGAGCTTCTATGGATGCCAAATTTACCATGGTAGTGTCCATATTCTCTATGTGGCTGTTCCGGATCGCATTTGCTTATTTCTTCGTACGTGTGATGAATACAGGTGTCATGGGCGTATGGTATGGAATGTTTATTGACTGGATTTTCCGCGCGGTTTTATTTAGCTGGAGATTCAGGGGAATAGAAAAAAGAGCGGTGTCTGTTTCTTAAGCAGCACTGCTCTTTTCTTCGTTTACCTGACTTCATTCATGCGCCCGTTTGCATCCACATAGGAACCGTCAACAAATTGGTTTACAGCCATAAGACCGAGTAGACCGTCGGAATTCGGGTTAAAATAGTACCAGAAGCCATCGATTTTATGCCAACCGGTTACCATGATTCCAATCTGGTTCATGTAAAACCAGCCGCAAAGATCAGAGTCATACACCCAGCCGGTTACCATAGAGCCTTCCTCTTTTCCCTGACAGGGATTAAAATAATACCAGTTGTCATTGATAAAACGCCAGCCGGTCGCCATGTACCCATTGTCCATGAAATAATAGGAATGGCCCTGGTATTCCGCCCATTTTCCGGCAGGATAGGAGGAATTCCATTGATTAAAAAAACGCCAGCCAACCTCATCCTTTATCCAGGCACCGGACAGATATATGGATTCATCCTTTGTGTGGGCAAAGCTGTCAAAGGGGACTGTGGCTGCAAAAAGAAACAGGGAAACAGCAGCGGCTGCTGCTCCATGGAGTATTAACCCGCGGCGGGAAATATTTTTCATGAAAGTGTCACCTCCTGAATGTAAGGGATAAGAATCACTGCTTTGATTATAGAGGAAGGTCCTGGAAAAAACAATGCAGGGCTTGAAACTGTAAGATTTTTGTTGGAATTCTGTTGGAATCCTGAAAAATTATCTTGACACAGGAAACACTATTTGTTATATTACATATAGAACAAATAAAGCAATATTTTTACATAACTGAGAAAAAGGAGGAGCTATGATGAACATCAATAAATTTACGCAAAAATCGATGGAAGCCGTCCAGAACTGCGAAAAGCTTGCATATGAATATGGAAATCAGCAGATCGAGCAAGAACACATGCTGTACAGCCTTCTTACCATTGAAGACAGCCTGATTTTAAAACTCATTACCAAGATGAATATACAAAAAGAGCAATTCTTAAATGAAACGGCTCAGGCAATAGAAAAACTTCCCAAGGTCAGGGGAGGACAGATTTACATCAGCAATGATTTAAATAAGGTCTTAATAAGCGCCGAGGATGAGGCAAAGGCCATGGGAGATGAATACGTTTCTGTAGAGCATTTATTCTTAGCCATGTTAAAGCAGCCCTCCAAAGCGGTAAAGGAACTGTTTCGGAGTTATGGCATAACAAAGGA from Lacrimispora sphenoides JCM 1415 encodes the following:
- a CDS encoding glucan-binding protein codes for the protein MKNISRRGLILHGAAAAAVSLFLFAATVPFDSFAHTKDESIYLSGAWIKDEVGWRFFNQWNSSYPAGKWAEYQGHSYYFMDNGYMATGWRFINDNWYYFNPCQGKEEGSMVTGWVYDSDLCGWFYMNQIGIMVTGWHKIDGFWYYFNPNSDGLLGLMAVNQFVDGSYVDANGRMNEVR
- a CDS encoding MATE family efflux transporter; this translates as MFTKKDLMKLLAPLIVEQILIVFVGMVNVMMAAAVGEASVSGVSLVESINILVIQMLSALATGGAVISSQYLGKKQSENACKAAGQLIGVTTVLSVLVTLIALAGRGGLLKAIFGSVDESVMSAAVVYFWITALSYPFVAVYNSCAALFRSMGNSKASMAVSLVINTVNVAGNAVCVYGLHMGVTGLAWPTLFCRVAAAVVMLFMIQSPGNVVRINRLEDLKPDIPMIKKILSIGIPNGLENGMFQFGKLALQSLISSLGTAAIASYAVASNLVTLLYLPGNAIGLGLITIVGQCVGAGEKKEAKRYTRLLVGANYGILLLLCTVMVVFSDQLASVYNLSGEAAKISVRMVVVHSYAMIVWPLAFTIPYALRASMDAKFTMVVSIFSMWLFRIAFAYFFVRVMNTGVMGVWYGMFIDWIFRAVLFSWRFRGIEKRAVSVS